The nucleotide window ATAAGTCATCAGATCAGATGCCACAAGAATGTCGAAGTAAGAGTTAACAGCTTGGAATTTTTCATTTGACTTGATCAATGTAATCAAATCGTGTGTTCCTTTTATAACAGATGAGGAAATTGGTAATGAATTTCTCAGCTCCTGGAAATCAATGTCAGTAATGGAAGACGATGAAATGGATTTTAGCTTTGATACGGTTTCCAAGGGCAAGAAGAAAGTGTTTGATTTTGAGAAGCTGTAAGTACTGCCAAAAAAGTTTTGTTAATAAATTATAGAACCATCTTTGCAAAATATTTAACCAGCTCCTTTATTTAGTTCTTAAATATTTGCGTGACAGTTACTTTTTATCACTTCTGTGTGCTATCATGGGTAAATTGGCTACCATATGTGTTTAGTTGGTGTATCTGGTATTTGTGTAATGTGctaaaaattgttttgaaaagGAGGATAGAATTTGGGATTCAAAGGAATCAAGTCATTCCAGAAATGCTTATTCCAGTTTTACAGATATAGCTCCAATATACGTCAGTCAGTGTGAGTCTACAAATTCCAGGCCACTTATAAAGCTCTTTTTCCCCTATCCTGTTCAGGGATATGGATTTCAATCTAGATGGTGACTTTAATAAGTTATCATCTTTCAAAATGGACATGCCAGACCTTGATTTCTCAAGCCCGCCCAAGAAAGCTGCAAAAACCAAGGAGAGATCTGAAGAAGAACCTTCCAGAGGAAATCGTCAAGGGAAACAAGACCGTTTCAAATTCTCTTTTGATTTCAATGAGTGAGCTCTGTATCTTCTTGTTGTGCCGATGTTTTGAATTACATAGGCAATGCAAGTGTACTTGTACTCTGAATTTTACAACTGGTTGCCTGACATGCTTTCTTGGAAGTAGGTTGGATAATTTCGATTTTGATTCAAGCTTaaagaaaagtgaaaatagTTCTAATAAGAATCAAGAGAGCAGCAAAGAGGTTGTTTCTGATAGAAGTGGGTCTCAAAACTCTAAAATTGACCCGGCTGAAGAGATTAGTACACTTGATGGTGATTCTGAGAGAGTGGCCACTTCAAAGGTTGATACTACATTACTTGTTTCAGGCAATGGTAATTCTATGAATGATGATTGTGCATCAAAATCTGAGACCTCAGAAAATCTGGAACTGCCATATGGTCCAACGTCTCCTGAACAAGTAATGACTAAGAGGGTAGAAGAATCAGATCAAGAAATTCATTTATCTGAGAAGGCAATGCCAACAGAACCATATGCTAATCAGGCAACACATGATTTGCCTCATCAACTTGTAGGAGGAGTTGATTCAAATGGAGATACTgtttttgaaggaaaaaatgaTGACTATTCTCATATCACAAACGTAAATACCTTTTCaagtggaaaagaagatgttAATGAGAAAATGCCAATAAGAGACGGTCCGGATCATGAAGACTCCCATTTGAAGGATTCATCTCCAATGAATATCGCTGGTTCGGGGAGTAATAATGGTGGTAGGAGCAAGTCAGGCAGTGATATCTTGACAGAAAACTTTGAACCCGCTATAGATGATTCAGATCTTGAAGACAATTCCAATTCATTGGTCTCAAAGGAGACACCACATAACATCAAAAGTATGAAGGAAGACCAAAATTCAACTGGAAAGCTTCCCTTATCCATGCAGGGCAGGTCAGGAAATCTGTGAACATATTCTCAGATGCTGCCTTTGTTTATTTGATTCCATCCTTCAGTCCATGACTTAATTTTGAACTATAAGAACTAGAAACTGATGTCATAGTCAAGATGGTTTTGAATATAGAAACTAACAATAATCAGAAAACATTCAGGTGCATCTGTTATTAAAACTATAAAGAATGAGTAGAACCATTTAACGTATGAGTTGATGCATGTGTCGTGGTCTAATTATCATTAAATGCTTATGATGAACAGACTGTATACTCTGTTTAGCATGTATGTTCTTGAATTGAGTGGATAGCTCTGATAGGGGAGATGTGAGCTTCAGTATCGAAGTGTTATTTATCTTTTCCCCTCTTTGCTTGACAGTGAATCTGCAGTTGATGAAGTTACACtgacaaatgaaataaaatccaGGCACTTCCACTCAAATGTTTCTAAGAGATTGGAGGAAGCTGGATCTCAATTGTGTCAGCCATCATTAAAAGGAGCAAAATCTCTCTCGTCTGGAATCAAAAGAATTGGTATCATGCATCCACATCCTGCAATTGAGCAAGGGTGAGTCATAGTTTTCCATAACAATTGCATAGTTGGCATTTAAGTTTATAAACTGTTTCATATAATCTTCAACGGGGTGGGTGGTATTGCTAATGATGCACAAATTGGAAGCAAATTGCTCGCTGCTCCTATATATTAGTTGATAGAGAAACCAAAGTCAAACACGTAATACCTGGAAGGTAAAGAATGCTAACATTCAGTAATATCAATATAGGACACGAGGTACAATCTTCccataatcttcttttcttttctttttcgtttttgaaaaaataaataaattctagAAGCTTCTACATTGACATTATATACTTTGAATTGAATCACTCAGAATTGGATGACTTCATTttattaaatagaaaatacaaTAAAGCTTTTGTTAATGTTAAATAGAAGTGTCCCTTGTAATCATTGACAGGGAGGACTTCAATTCTGCTGGTGTACCAAATAAGGCCAAACTGGTTGGGAATTCACTCTTGTGTAATAAAGAAGTAACAGAAAGGGAACCTGTCCTAGGAAGTGGACAGAGAAAAAGTCTTAATGATCTCAGGTAGGTAACGCATCTCTAAATGACCTTGTTCTATCTTAAAATTTACTTTGACTGTTTGAAGTTCGACTTTTCTATATGCAGGGTTTTCACTAT belongs to Prunus persica cultivar Lovell chromosome G4, Prunus_persica_NCBIv2, whole genome shotgun sequence and includes:
- the LOC18778414 gene encoding uncharacterized protein At4g18490, translating into MAESKKAISSSVNPKEKSSLPDEEIGNEFLSSWKSMSVMEDDEMDFSFDTVSKGKKKVFDFEKLDMDFNLDGDFNKLSSFKMDMPDLDFSSPPKKAAKTKERSEEEPSRGNRQGKQDRFKFSFDFNELDNFDFDSSLKKSENSSNKNQESSKEVVSDRSGSQNSKIDPAEEISTLDGDSERVATSKVDTTLLVSGNGNSMNDDCASKSETSENLELPYGPTSPEQVMTKRVEESDQEIHLSEKAMPTEPYANQATHDLPHQLVGGVDSNGDTVFEGKNDDYSHITNVNTFSSGKEDVNEKMPIRDGPDHEDSHLKDSSPMNIAGSGSNNGGRSKSGSDILTENFEPAIDDSDLEDNSNSLVSKETPHNIKSMKEDQNSTGKLPLSMQGSESAVDEVTLTNEIKSRHFHSNVSKRLEEAGSQLCQPSLKGAKSLSSGIKRIGIMHPHPAIEQGEDFNSAGVPNKAKLVGNSLLCNKEVTEREPVLGSGQRKSLNDLRHVEISSSQASPSSSSEKTSKPSTQTCVNSKFMLSSLESMRNTKIITAEGNKLFTDKPAKKKTELSTLNISKKIGGNKVSFNAASQKEVKSLSSEKHMEVQSNVELKTAQIVDRSEKQMPPNLSLKRKTFEGSDSGLASLKPLKRLSQSPSEIRNVTEPSKRVVEEQVYIHESHLETKTKSTLDDHPTSGLGSPCSNAMELEIHSIMENDGNVEKAEAYTKELEDICNMLKKKHEEAKELLVRAVVNNNNLLMLNHPIYDAKIHKVQKFAAKLVSKELQKCSRAPTVVI